DNA from Sulfitobacter albidus:
GTGGCGCTGCAGGGCTACGGCATGACCGAGCTCAGCCCCGTCACCCATATCTCCCCGCGCCACGCGCCCAAATCGGGCTCCAGCGGGCTGGCCACGCCCAACACCGACTGCCGCATCGTCGATCCCGACACCGGCGCCGACCTGCCGGCAGGCGAGGAAGGCGAGCTGTGGATTCGCGGCCCCCAGGTGATGATGGGATACCTCAACAACGACAAGGCCACCGCCGAGACGCTGACGCAGGACGGCTGGCTCAAGACCGGCGACATCGCCAAGATCGACGCCGACGGCTACATGTTCATCATGGACCGCCTCAAGGAGCTGATCAAATACAAGGGTTTCCAGGTTGCCCCCGCCGAATTGGAGGCAACCCTGCTCACCCATGACGGCATCACCGACGCCGCCGTGATCGGCCTGCCCGATGACGAGGCCGGCGAGCGGCCCATCGCCTTCATCGTCGGCAACGACCGCGTGCCGGACGCCGATGGCGTGCGCGCGCATCTCAAACGCACGCTGTCGTCCTACAAGCAGGTGCACGAGGTCTATTTCGTCGACGAGATCCCCAAATCCGCCTCCGGCAAGATCCTGCGCCGCGTGCTGCGCGACCGGATGAAAGACACCGCCTGACCGCCGCCCGCCCTTGCGACACTGCGCGGGGGCGGCTACACCGCGATCAGACCAAACCACCCCGAGGGCCGCCATGCTTGATCTGACTTACGACACCCCCAAACCCCGCGTCATCAGCGGCGCAAAACAGGACTGGGAACTGGTGATCGGCATGGAGGTGCACGCGCAGGTGCTCTCCAAATCCAAGCTGTTTTCCGGCGCCTCGACCCTTTTCGGCGCCGAGCCCAATTCAAACGTCGCCTTCGTCGACAGCGCGCAGCCCGGCATGCTGCCCGTCATCAACGAATTCTGCGTCGAGCAGGCTGTGCGTACAGGGCTGGGCCTGAAGGCACAGATCAACCTCTTCTCGGCCTTTGACCGCAAGAACTACTTTTACCCCGACCTGCCGCAGGGCTACCAGATCAGCCAGCTCTACCACCCCATCGTGGGCGAGGGCGAGGTGCTGGTCGAAATGGGCGACGGCACCGCGCGCAACGTGCGTGTCGAACGCATCCACCTCGAACAGGACGCGGGAAAATCCATCCACGACATGGACCCCGCGATGTCCTTTGTCGATCTCAACCGCACGGGCGTCGCCCTGATGGAGATCGTCTCAAAGCCCGATATCCGCAGCCCCGAAGAGGCCGCCGCCTATCTCGCCAAACTGCGCCAGATCATGCGCTATCTGGGCACCTGCAACGGCGACATGCAATCGGGTGCCATGCGCGCCGACGTCAACGTCAGCATCTGCGCGCCCGGCGCCTACGAGAAATACATGGAAACGCAGGATTTCTCCTTCCTCGGCACGCGCTGCGAGATCAAGAACATGAACTCCATGCGCTTTATCCAGCAGGCGATCGAGGTCGAGGCCCGCCGCCAGATCGCCATCGTCGAGGGCGGTGGCGAGGTCGTGCAGGAAACCCGCCTGTTCGACCCCGACAAGCAGGAAACCCGCTCCATGCGCTCCAAGGAAGAGGCCCACGACTACCGCTACTTCCCCGATCCCGACCTGCTGCCGCTGGAAATCGAACAGGCCTGGGTGGACGAGATCAAAGCCACCCTGCCCGAGCTCCCGGACGCCAAGAAGGCGCGCTTCATCAATGACTTCGGCCTGTCGGACTATGACGCCAGCGTGCTCACAGCCGATCTCGATTCGTCGAGCTATTTCGAGGCTGTGGCACAGGGTCGCGACGGCAAGATGGCCGCCAACTGGGTCATCAACGAACTCTTTGGCCGGCTCAAGAAAGACGACCGTGACATCACCGACAGCCCCGTGTCGCCCGCGCAGCTGGGCGGCGTGATCGACCTCATCGCCTCCGACGCGATCAGCGGCAAGATCGCCAAGGATCTGTTCGAGATCGTCTATACCGAAGGCGGCGATCCGGCGGTCATCGTCGAAGAACGCGGCATGAAACAGGTCACCGACACCGGCGCCATCGAAGCCGCCGTGGACGAGATCATCGCCGCCAACCCCGATCAGGTCGCCAAGGCGCGCGAGAACCCCAAACTTGCCGGCTGGTTCGTGGGGCAAGTGATGAAGGCCACGGGCGGCAAAGCCAACCCCAAGGCCGTCAACCAGCTCGTCGCGGCCAAGCTGAAGGGCTAAGGCGCGGTGCGCATAGGCCCGTCGGTGCGGTTCTGTCTGGCGGTCATTGCCCTGACCGCGCAGTTCCTCTCTGCCGCGCCATCAAGGGCCGGTGAAATCTGCACCCTCGTCGTGGATGCGAAAACCCGCGCCCCGATCCTGGAGCGCGGCGACTGTACGCGCCGCGCCACGCCCGCCTCGACGTTCAAGATCCCGCTGGCCCTGAT
Protein-coding regions in this window:
- the gatB gene encoding Asp-tRNA(Asn)/Glu-tRNA(Gln) amidotransferase subunit GatB; this encodes MLDLTYDTPKPRVISGAKQDWELVIGMEVHAQVLSKSKLFSGASTLFGAEPNSNVAFVDSAQPGMLPVINEFCVEQAVRTGLGLKAQINLFSAFDRKNYFYPDLPQGYQISQLYHPIVGEGEVLVEMGDGTARNVRVERIHLEQDAGKSIHDMDPAMSFVDLNRTGVALMEIVSKPDIRSPEEAAAYLAKLRQIMRYLGTCNGDMQSGAMRADVNVSICAPGAYEKYMETQDFSFLGTRCEIKNMNSMRFIQQAIEVEARRQIAIVEGGGEVVQETRLFDPDKQETRSMRSKEEAHDYRYFPDPDLLPLEIEQAWVDEIKATLPELPDAKKARFINDFGLSDYDASVLTADLDSSSYFEAVAQGRDGKMAANWVINELFGRLKKDDRDITDSPVSPAQLGGVIDLIASDAISGKIAKDLFEIVYTEGGDPAVIVEERGMKQVTDTGAIEAAVDEIIAANPDQVAKARENPKLAGWFVGQVMKATGGKANPKAVNQLVAAKLKG